In Nisaea acidiphila, the DNA window CGGCGGCGAAGCCAGCACTGGATGGAGCCGCAGCCAGCTCGAGAACACGCTGGGGAACCGTTACCGGCATGTGGCGGCGGATATCCGGGAGCTTGCCGCGCTGGAGCCGGTGTTCGAGCAGCATGGCGACGAGATCGTTCTGGTGTTGCACACGGCGGCGCAGCCCTCGCACGACTGGGCGGCGCGCGAGCCGATCACCGATTTCACGGTCAATGCCAACGGTACCCTGAACCTGCTCGAGCTGACCCGCCGACACTGCCCGGAGGCGGCCTTCATCTTCACCAGCACGAACAAGGTCTACGGCGACACGCCGAACCGGCTGCCGCTGGTCGAGCTGGAGACCCGCTGGGAGATTGACGAGGGCCATGCCTTCCATGCCAACGGCATCGACGAGAGCATGAGCATCGACGGGACCCTGCATTCGCTGTTCGGCGCATCGAAGGTCGCGGCGGACGTGCTGGTGCAGGAATACGGGCGCTATTTCGGGCTCAAGACAGGAGTTTTCCGCGGCGGCTGTCTGACGGGCCCCGGTCATTCCGGCGCCGAGTTGCACGGCTTCCTCGCCTATCTCGCCAAATGTGCGCTGACCGGCAAGGCCTATACGGTGTTCGGCTACAAGGGCAAGCAGGTCCGCGACAACATCCATTCGCACGATCTGGTCAATGCGTTCTGGCACTTCTTCCAGGCGCCGCGTCCGGGCGAGGTCTACAATATCGGCGGCGGACGCCACGCCAATTGCTCCATGTTGGAAGCGATCGCCATGGCCGAGAAAATCACCGGGAAGACCTTCAACTGGTCCTATTCGGAAGAAAACCGCATCGGCGATCACATTTGGTGGGTGGGCGATATTTCCAGATTCCGCTCCCATTTCCCCGACTGGAGCCTGCAGTACGACATGCGCGGGATCATGGAACAAGTGATCGAGGGACAGCAGGTCCGACTGGCCGATGCACAATAATGCATTGAAATAAGACCATTTTAGGTCCCTTTAGGCGGTTTTAGGCTGCCGCAAGATTCTTAGAATCATTCCAAATTATTGAAACCCTTGCGATTTTCCTTGCGTTCGCAGGGCGGATTCATATCCTGCGAAGAGAATTTGGACGATGATGGTGTGGAAGCGATCATGAGTTCTTGCAACGATGAATTCGGCTGTGGACCGACCGATGCCTGCTACCGGGCGGTCGTGAACACCTATACGAAAATGAAGATGCTCGGTCAGCGTGACGAGATCTGTTTCAACTCGGCTGTCGCCGTGTACCGGCACCATCATCCGGAAGTTCCGAGCGCGCGCGCGCCTTATATGATCGCCGATTGGCTCGACTGAGCGATACCGACATAGACGCCACCAAGGGACGCGGTCTGGCCGCGTCCTTTTTGTTTTTGCAGTCCGCGAGATCGGCTAGCTGACGTTGGCCGTGCCGGTCTTCTGCAGCGAGGTTCTCCGCGTCAGCACCATGCGGCGGACAAAAGCGGCGACGAACAGCGCCGTCAGGATCAGGATGATGGTCGGCGCCGGCGCACTGTCTAGGAAGAAGCTGAGATAGGTGCCGAGAAGCATCGAACTCATGCAGACCGTCATGGCGACCAGCAGCATCGCTCCGAAGTGCCGGACCAAGAGAAAGGCGATGGCGCCCGGAGAGATCAAAAGCCCGATGGCGAGGATCAGCCCGGTGGCGGAGAGCGTCGCGACGATGGTGAGAGAAAGCGCGGCCAGCAGTCCGTAATGCAGCCAGGCGACAGGCAGACCGGAGGTCTGCGCCTGCACCGGGTCGAAACTGTGTAGCAGCAGGTCT includes these proteins:
- a CDS encoding NAD-dependent epimerase/dehydratase family protein; translation: MAIALVTGSAGLIGAEAVRFLAEKGLDVIGIDNDMRAYFFGGEASTGWSRSQLENTLGNRYRHVAADIRELAALEPVFEQHGDEIVLVLHTAAQPSHDWAAREPITDFTVNANGTLNLLELTRRHCPEAAFIFTSTNKVYGDTPNRLPLVELETRWEIDEGHAFHANGIDESMSIDGTLHSLFGASKVAADVLVQEYGRYFGLKTGVFRGGCLTGPGHSGAELHGFLAYLAKCALTGKAYTVFGYKGKQVRDNIHSHDLVNAFWHFFQAPRPGEVYNIGGGRHANCSMLEAIAMAEKITGKTFNWSYSEENRIGDHIWWVGDISRFRSHFPDWSLQYDMRGIMEQVIEGQQVRLADAQ